A single region of the Hoeflea prorocentri genome encodes:
- a CDS encoding universal stress protein, whose product MQSKPVEDTDQNEQPFASENGNNGLVPNVVACVDTSPVSRKVVSHARTIARALGGELSLVHFVETGTDNAQSPSDPIEWDIRRRKANLFLSSLASQFESRQRPLAFNVLEGNSIDQIECPGGHAFNITAFCRSSEVSKRTIGATARRIVDGSAGSLLLVPNTVPQTEEVTYSRILVPLDGSSRAEAAIPVAMRIAKHEKAEIVLLHVTPKIDLIGGAGQRVKDMELQEELTRRNARLAREYIERTRASLLGSGIDVRCVLLKGGDARRRIEDSITSLSIDLLVMSSHGQSGYSDVPIGDVSNFVLSRTSIPVLIVRRPHSTDLTHVYSSAEASGIRRPAGTSGI is encoded by the coding sequence TTGCAAAGCAAGCCAGTCGAAGACACGGATCAGAACGAGCAGCCTTTTGCTTCCGAAAACGGCAACAACGGACTGGTGCCGAATGTTGTCGCATGCGTCGACACGTCTCCGGTATCGCGCAAGGTCGTGTCACACGCCAGAACAATCGCCCGCGCCCTTGGCGGCGAGTTGTCTCTTGTTCACTTTGTTGAAACCGGGACTGACAATGCACAGTCACCGTCCGATCCCATCGAGTGGGACATTCGTCGCCGGAAAGCCAATCTCTTCCTGTCCTCCTTAGCCAGCCAGTTCGAATCTCGTCAAAGGCCCCTGGCATTCAACGTGCTTGAGGGAAATTCGATCGATCAGATCGAATGCCCGGGTGGACATGCCTTTAACATCACCGCCTTCTGTCGAAGCAGCGAAGTTTCAAAACGCACCATCGGCGCAACGGCGCGTCGCATCGTTGACGGGTCTGCCGGGTCGCTGTTGCTCGTGCCAAACACCGTGCCTCAGACGGAGGAGGTTACCTATTCAAGGATCCTTGTCCCGCTCGACGGATCATCGCGGGCAGAAGCTGCCATTCCGGTCGCCATGCGCATCGCGAAGCATGAAAAGGCGGAGATCGTGTTGCTGCATGTTACGCCGAAAATTGACTTGATTGGCGGCGCAGGCCAGCGGGTCAAGGACATGGAGCTTCAGGAAGAGTTGACGAGGAGAAATGCCAGACTGGCTCGCGAATATATTGAGCGGACACGCGCATCGCTTCTGGGAAGCGGGATCGACGTCAGATGTGTGCTGCTGAAAGGCGGTGATGCCAGGCGCCGCATCGAAGATTCCATAACCTCCCTTTCGATCGATCTTCTGGTCATGTCCTCGCACGGACAAAGCGGCTATTCCGATGTTCCCATTGGTGATGTTTCGAATTTCGTTTTGAGCAGGACATCAATTCCGGTTCTGATCGTAAGGCGACCGCATTCCACTGACCTGACACATGTTTATTCAAGCGCGGAGGCCAGCGGCATCCGGAGGCCAGCCGGAACCTCAGGAATATGA
- a CDS encoding GH36-type glycosyl hydrolase domain-containing protein, with amino-acid sequence MMDAVSGPENEMGRAAFELAGSQVLLSAVEPQSDIYAKLSELTGWLDRLRTYCLDAPAVHSRAADWLLDNDYQVLRAIRQVQSGLPEHFFGRLDVVQSNSGVIRPRIFDIAHSISAVDGIQISMRNLVQYLNAFQEKDGLSIAELWAFPSALRLASLEMLAVAFFRLDEDLSFPFRVDEPDETTDPADLVARSIINLGAIHSIRWQDFVDQTSLVEAVLTSDPARVYRRMEFSSRDTYRKVIEKTAAHSSLDEVEVARCAVKLSSPFEDDDPRKHVGYWLEGAGLAELETLAASRVPAIERIGRKLQFLKGGLYAASLVTVAVLALCVPVYYLYLVSAPPWAWILATALSFIPASVLSVSLVHWAITQLVRPRQLPAFDFSKGIPDEYATTVIVPVIVTKPDEILAIVSRLETRRLANPDKNLRYVLLSDLCDADHERLDSDDAIEQGLVSAFHDLNRRHGQAGYEPFVLMHRHRVYNTGNGRWMGWERKRGKLEQFNRFVLGDPSTAFSVSVGSLEALRQNRYVITLDADTMLPPGAAAQLVGTLAHPLNRAVVDERSGQVLSGYSILQPRMEMFPSVGSETLFSHLYSGDAAIDIYTRAVSDVYQDMFGSGSFVGKGIYDVKVLQGRLENRIPENAILSHDLFEGLLGRTALVTNIVLYESFPSTYAEYVLRLHRWVRGDWQLLPWLRRRVPMADGTRANNPFSLLDRWKIIDNLRRSLVPPALLLFFIGGWMVLPGSAVLWTLLAVAAPGTYLLGELFSGLSRALKRGFAGELLHRLRENSGRWFLAITFLVSDTLISIDAIVRTVWRVGISQQNLLEWRSAAHTAEWVSSHSPRSAIWKLMWPSSALSVVLFAVLILFHHHALSAATPLLVLWLLAPEIAIWTSKTRRIRREALDQRQSGFLLRIARRTWHFFEMFAGPEDNWLPPDNYQDAPRSATAHRTSPTNIGLYMVSALSARDFGFITTDDFASRCRNVHSTLDRMQTYRGHLLNWYDTRSLEPLEPRYVSTVDSGNLAISLLAVKNGCRQIIDSPVMDGSLWRGLDCVLDLLEEAAGRLSAWESGNCERSLSAVRSQIALATGSMDEWLPALERLDGFWPELENAIGGAIEASTSTTASDLEEIRVWVERFEHHLRALRRAMGIYLPWLGKLETAPEQYSALARQIRGCLDPSSAIGEARSKSIQCLELIDGLSDEDQADEWLRGLRLAIEHGLQRQELLQFSLEDICDLCDEKSYGMNFAFLYDPEVRLFRIGYNLSSGQMDTSHYDLLATEARLASFFAIAKHDAPIEHWFYLGRPITRLRGKPSILSWNGSMFEYLMPPLFLPGKRDTLLGESEATAIEYQRHYAKRRGVPWGISESAFAVTDADGNYQYRAFGAPGLGIRRGLTSDLVIAPYASALALCIWPNAAVKNLRLFEQLGVLGIHGFVEALDYTPDRADAHGGYVPVNTYMAHHQGMILAAIANVLGKDILVRHVLSERRLQAVEYLLQEKVPWTVSTEPGRADEIWSQPEEPKSLPGPASWIPTRTGTVPQFHHIGNGHMSMRISDAGGGGLSLNGTSLTRWQPDPTRDHYGYWIYVQDEESGSIWSVGRRPAGRDADEERVVFHQHMVEMMRRADRLTVRMEATVAPSDNVEIRQVTVTNEDEVDRSILLTSYAEVVLSPPRDDERHPAFSKLFVHSSYNARKRCLLFERRPRRPTDSPPVLLHTIAGDEADFDIVSYETDRRSFLGRCPDGDRPEALRSGCSRSTGWTLDPVMSMQVRLRLKPMQTRSFSFVTVSAKSARAAMDIADKYRTRDFGWVFRDASRTYSREYRRLEIDSQKAPQLQALSSLLAQNCPALRRAPGSITSNRFGQPDLWQFGISGDLPILLIKIEDEEGFDLVDLLVRAQQLWRRGGLEADIAILRIGSSGYEEPVRERILSVLRDAHAYGFLGRNGGVHLISASHIDPKRRFALEASASVVLEPEKLSLEEALDAVLESRAPPPRFEPAVPIRFITPRQLQRPGGLEFDNGFGGFDKDNGEYVVFLEPGERTPAPWCNVLANDTFGTIVSESGLGFSWAENSGENRLTSWSNDPVCDTPGEFLYLRDEASAEFWTVTAAPLGDKSACETRHGAGFTSYRQNNHALEQEMLVFVPKSDPVKIVRLRLNNLASETRRITATYFADLLLGAVGSSAKPHIACQYSPGCKAILANNAWNPEFASRVAFLTASLPPHSMSGDRYDFLGHEGDHANPAALRHMDLGGRFTAGGDVCAAYQVHLDIAPGETAEVCFVLGQGEDGTAAEALAGKWTSPAVVNGALEEIDDLWAKRFAVAFVETPDRAFDLMMNRWLPYQNMSSRYLARAGFYQAGGAFGYRDQLQDTLALLHSDPDLVRSHLLRAASHQFEEGDALHWWHPPSGRGVRTHCSDDYLWLPFVTARYVEATGDRSVLDEPVPFLTGPELRADQHDHYALFDVGDSASLYEHCKRALERMMPTGRHGLPLIGTGDWNDGMDRVGWKKKGESVWLAWFQIAIISHFVPIMRRRGDAAAATRLRDHAKKLKEAIGSSAWDGKWFLRAFDDDGEVWGSSSIDECRIDSIAQSWSVLSGGPISKKKVEAIGSAKKLLIDPQNRLVKLLDPPFENTTRDPGYIKAYPPGVRENGGQYTHAAAWLGLACAKLGDGDAAWQVFDIINPIRRADKREAADLYRREPYVLPGDVSALASREGQGGWSWYTGAAGWTWQLGMEGILGVRIESKAFTIDPSLPRQWRKARVVLNRPDGTVIVTIDDPQGVGHGVKWIKAGGRTVKGNKIGFPGPGRTLKVTVRLG; translated from the coding sequence ATGATGGATGCGGTTTCCGGGCCTGAAAACGAGATGGGGCGGGCGGCTTTCGAACTGGCAGGATCGCAGGTCCTGTTGTCCGCCGTAGAACCACAGTCGGATATATACGCAAAACTCAGCGAACTGACTGGCTGGCTGGACCGGCTGCGGACATATTGCCTTGACGCACCTGCCGTCCACAGCAGGGCCGCCGACTGGCTGCTTGATAATGACTATCAGGTTCTACGCGCCATCCGGCAGGTGCAGAGCGGTCTTCCGGAGCATTTTTTTGGCCGTCTTGATGTCGTTCAATCGAATTCGGGCGTGATCCGGCCCCGAATTTTCGACATCGCCCACTCGATATCCGCTGTTGATGGAATACAAATTTCGATGCGGAACCTTGTGCAGTATCTGAACGCGTTCCAGGAAAAGGACGGGTTATCGATCGCCGAGCTATGGGCCTTTCCATCCGCTCTCAGGCTGGCCAGCCTGGAGATGCTTGCGGTCGCGTTTTTCCGGCTCGATGAAGATCTGTCGTTTCCCTTTCGTGTAGACGAACCGGATGAAACGACGGATCCGGCAGATCTTGTCGCGCGATCGATTATCAATCTTGGTGCGATACATTCCATACGATGGCAGGACTTTGTTGATCAGACGAGCCTCGTCGAGGCTGTGCTGACATCCGATCCGGCGCGGGTTTATCGGCGCATGGAATTCAGCTCCCGCGATACTTACCGCAAAGTCATAGAAAAAACGGCCGCGCACTCTTCTCTGGACGAGGTCGAAGTCGCGCGATGCGCGGTCAAGCTGTCGTCGCCCTTTGAAGATGACGATCCGCGAAAGCATGTGGGCTACTGGCTTGAAGGTGCGGGGCTTGCGGAGCTTGAAACCCTTGCCGCAAGCCGGGTACCTGCCATTGAGAGGATCGGCCGGAAGCTGCAATTTCTGAAGGGCGGCCTTTATGCTGCATCTTTGGTGACGGTTGCCGTGTTGGCTCTGTGTGTGCCGGTTTACTATCTTTATCTTGTCAGCGCCCCGCCTTGGGCCTGGATATTGGCGACGGCGCTGTCATTCATTCCCGCGTCCGTTTTGAGCGTGTCGCTTGTTCATTGGGCGATCACCCAGTTGGTGCGACCCAGGCAACTGCCGGCATTCGATTTCAGTAAAGGCATACCGGACGAATACGCGACCACTGTGATCGTGCCAGTGATTGTGACGAAGCCGGATGAAATTCTGGCAATCGTTTCGCGACTTGAGACAAGGCGGTTGGCAAATCCGGACAAAAACCTTCGCTATGTATTGCTTTCGGATCTTTGTGACGCCGATCACGAACGGCTGGATAGCGACGACGCCATCGAGCAGGGACTGGTGTCCGCGTTTCATGACCTCAACCGTCGACATGGCCAGGCTGGTTACGAACCGTTTGTCCTGATGCATCGCCACAGGGTGTACAACACCGGCAACGGGCGGTGGATGGGCTGGGAAAGGAAGCGGGGCAAACTCGAACAGTTCAACCGGTTCGTACTGGGCGACCCGTCAACGGCATTTTCCGTCAGCGTCGGTTCACTCGAGGCGCTGCGGCAAAACCGCTACGTCATTACACTCGACGCCGACACCATGCTGCCGCCCGGTGCTGCGGCCCAACTTGTCGGAACGCTCGCCCATCCCTTGAACCGGGCGGTGGTTGATGAGCGCTCGGGGCAGGTCCTTTCGGGGTATTCCATCCTGCAGCCACGCATGGAGATGTTCCCGTCGGTCGGATCTGAAACGCTGTTTTCGCACCTTTACTCCGGCGACGCCGCGATAGACATCTATACCAGGGCGGTTTCGGATGTTTATCAGGACATGTTCGGCAGCGGCAGCTTTGTCGGCAAAGGCATCTATGACGTCAAGGTGCTGCAGGGACGCCTTGAGAACCGTATCCCGGAAAACGCCATCCTCAGTCATGACCTTTTTGAAGGCTTGCTTGGCAGAACCGCGCTTGTCACCAATATCGTCCTTTATGAAAGCTTCCCGTCCACCTATGCGGAGTATGTGCTGCGGCTTCACCGGTGGGTGAGGGGAGACTGGCAGTTGCTTCCCTGGTTAAGGCGGCGCGTACCGATGGCAGACGGCACACGCGCGAACAACCCTTTTTCATTGCTGGACCGATGGAAGATCATCGACAATCTTCGGCGCAGCCTCGTGCCGCCGGCGTTGCTGCTCTTTTTCATTGGCGGCTGGATGGTCCTGCCTGGAAGCGCGGTCCTGTGGACCCTTCTGGCGGTTGCGGCCCCGGGCACCTATCTTTTGGGTGAGCTTTTTTCCGGCCTTTCCCGTGCCCTGAAACGGGGTTTTGCCGGCGAGTTGCTCCACAGATTGCGGGAAAACAGCGGCCGGTGGTTTCTGGCCATAACATTCCTTGTCAGCGACACGCTGATTTCCATTGATGCGATTGTCCGGACCGTATGGCGCGTCGGTATCAGCCAGCAAAATCTCCTGGAGTGGCGCTCGGCCGCCCATACAGCGGAGTGGGTCTCCAGCCATAGTCCGCGTAGCGCAATATGGAAGCTGATGTGGCCGTCATCGGCTCTGTCCGTTGTGCTTTTTGCCGTCCTCATCCTGTTTCATCACCATGCTCTGTCGGCTGCGACACCATTGCTTGTCCTGTGGTTGCTGGCTCCTGAAATCGCGATCTGGACCAGCAAAACAAGGCGCATTCGGCGGGAGGCGCTTGATCAGCGCCAGTCCGGCTTCTTGCTGCGGATTGCCCGGCGCACCTGGCATTTCTTCGAGATGTTTGCCGGACCGGAGGACAATTGGCTGCCGCCGGACAACTACCAGGATGCACCGCGTTCAGCGACGGCGCACAGAACGTCACCGACAAATATCGGCTTGTATATGGTTTCGGCCCTGTCGGCCCGCGATTTTGGCTTCATAACGACCGATGACTTTGCCTCCAGGTGCCGCAACGTCCACAGCACGCTGGATCGGATGCAGACCTACCGTGGACATCTGCTCAACTGGTACGACACGCGGAGCCTGGAGCCTCTGGAGCCGCGTTATGTCTCCACGGTCGACAGCGGAAACCTTGCGATCAGCCTGCTGGCGGTCAAAAACGGATGCCGGCAGATCATAGACAGCCCGGTCATGGACGGGTCATTGTGGCGCGGTCTTGATTGCGTTCTCGACCTTCTTGAAGAGGCTGCCGGACGCCTTTCCGCGTGGGAATCCGGGAATTGCGAACGCAGCTTGAGCGCCGTCAGGTCTCAGATTGCCCTGGCCACCGGTTCCATGGACGAGTGGCTTCCGGCTCTGGAACGGCTCGACGGGTTTTGGCCCGAGCTCGAAAATGCAATAGGCGGGGCGATTGAAGCCAGCACGTCAACGACGGCGTCTGATCTGGAGGAAATACGGGTATGGGTTGAACGCTTTGAGCATCACCTGCGTGCGCTGCGCCGGGCGATGGGTATCTATCTGCCCTGGCTGGGCAAGCTGGAAACAGCCCCGGAACAATACTCCGCTCTTGCCCGACAAATCCGCGGCTGTCTGGACCCTTCCTCTGCCATAGGCGAGGCGCGTTCCAAGAGTATTCAGTGTCTGGAACTCATCGACGGCTTGAGCGATGAGGATCAGGCCGATGAATGGCTGCGGGGGCTACGTCTTGCCATCGAACACGGTCTGCAGCGTCAGGAGCTATTGCAGTTCAGTCTGGAGGATATTTGCGACCTTTGCGACGAAAAATCCTACGGGATGAATTTCGCCTTTCTCTACGATCCGGAAGTGAGGCTGTTTCGGATTGGCTACAATCTCAGCAGCGGCCAGATGGACACCAGCCACTATGACCTGCTGGCGACGGAAGCGAGGCTGGCCAGTTTTTTCGCCATTGCAAAACACGATGCACCGATCGAACACTGGTTCTATCTCGGCAGGCCGATCACAAGGCTGCGCGGAAAGCCCTCTATTCTTTCCTGGAACGGGTCGATGTTCGAGTATCTCATGCCGCCTCTGTTCCTTCCCGGCAAGCGCGACACGCTCCTTGGAGAGAGCGAGGCAACGGCGATCGAGTATCAACGCCACTATGCCAAGCGACGCGGCGTGCCGTGGGGCATCTCCGAATCCGCATTTGCAGTTACGGATGCCGATGGCAACTATCAGTATCGCGCATTTGGCGCTCCGGGGCTGGGTATCCGCAGGGGTTTGACCAGCGATCTGGTTATTGCTCCTTATGCCAGTGCGCTTGCCCTTTGCATCTGGCCCAACGCCGCCGTCAAAAACCTGCGGCTGTTCGAACAACTGGGTGTTCTGGGAATACACGGTTTCGTGGAGGCTCTGGACTATACACCCGACAGGGCGGACGCACATGGGGGCTACGTCCCGGTGAACACCTACATGGCTCACCACCAGGGAATGATCCTTGCTGCCATAGCGAATGTGCTGGGCAAAGACATTCTTGTCCGACACGTACTGAGTGAACGGCGCCTTCAGGCGGTGGAATATCTGCTGCAGGAAAAAGTGCCGTGGACCGTATCGACGGAACCGGGCAGGGCAGACGAAATCTGGTCGCAACCGGAAGAACCCAAGAGCCTTCCGGGGCCTGCATCATGGATTCCGACCCGTACCGGCACCGTTCCTCAGTTTCACCATATCGGCAACGGTCACATGTCCATGAGAATATCCGACGCCGGTGGCGGTGGGCTTTCCTTGAACGGAACTTCGCTGACGCGCTGGCAGCCGGATCCGACACGGGATCACTATGGATACTGGATCTACGTTCAGGATGAAGAAAGCGGTTCCATCTGGTCTGTCGGACGGCGTCCCGCAGGCCGTGATGCCGATGAGGAAAGGGTCGTCTTTCACCAGCATATGGTTGAAATGATGCGGCGCGCGGATCGGCTCACGGTTCGGATGGAGGCAACGGTCGCTCCTTCGGACAATGTGGAAATCCGGCAGGTCACCGTTACGAATGAGGATGAGGTCGACAGATCGATCCTTTTGACGAGTTACGCGGAAGTGGTGCTGTCGCCGCCGCGGGATGACGAACGCCATCCCGCGTTCAGCAAACTGTTTGTGCACAGCTCCTACAATGCCAGGAAGCGGTGTCTGCTATTCGAACGCAGGCCGAGGAGGCCAACGGATTCCCCTCCGGTGCTCCTGCACACCATTGCCGGCGATGAAGCCGATTTCGACATCGTCTCCTACGAAACCGATCGCAGATCGTTTCTTGGCCGATGCCCGGATGGTGACAGGCCGGAGGCGCTGCGTTCGGGATGTTCACGATCAACCGGCTGGACGCTCGACCCGGTCATGTCTATGCAGGTGCGGCTCAGGCTCAAGCCGATGCAGACCCGGTCATTTTCGTTTGTAACGGTGAGCGCAAAGTCGGCCCGGGCGGCCATGGACATTGCCGACAAATATCGCACGCGTGACTTTGGCTGGGTATTTCGTGACGCATCGCGCACCTATTCCCGGGAGTATCGGCGTCTGGAAATCGACTCGCAGAAGGCGCCCCAGCTTCAGGCTCTGTCGTCCTTGCTGGCACAGAATTGTCCTGCCTTGCGTCGAGCACCCGGATCCATCACGTCGAACCGCTTTGGCCAACCTGACCTTTGGCAGTTTGGCATATCGGGCGATCTGCCGATCCTGTTGATCAAAATCGAGGATGAAGAAGGTTTCGACCTTGTCGATCTTCTGGTTCGTGCGCAGCAACTGTGGCGGCGGGGCGGATTGGAGGCCGATATTGCTATCCTGCGGATTGGCAGTTCGGGTTATGAGGAGCCGGTTCGCGAGCGAATCCTGTCGGTCTTGCGCGATGCCCATGCCTACGGGTTTCTTGGACGAAATGGCGGCGTTCACCTCATCTCCGCAAGTCACATCGACCCTAAAAGGCGTTTCGCCCTGGAGGCTTCGGCGAGCGTTGTTCTGGAGCCTGAGAAGCTGAGCCTTGAAGAGGCTCTGGATGCTGTTCTGGAGTCCCGCGCGCCGCCACCGCGGTTTGAACCGGCAGTTCCAATACGGTTCATCACGCCCCGACAACTGCAGCGGCCAGGCGGTCTTGAATTCGACAACGGCTTTGGCGGGTTTGATAAGGACAATGGCGAGTATGTCGTCTTTCTGGAGCCGGGCGAACGCACGCCGGCGCCCTGGTGCAATGTGCTGGCAAACGACACATTCGGAACCATCGTCAGCGAATCCGGCCTCGGGTTCAGCTGGGCAGAAAACAGCGGCGAAAACCGATTGACGTCGTGGAGCAACGACCCGGTTTGCGACACGCCCGGCGAATTTCTCTATCTGCGTGATGAAGCCAGTGCCGAGTTCTGGACAGTCACCGCAGCACCGCTGGGAGACAAGTCCGCGTGTGAAACGCGGCACGGGGCAGGGTTTACGAGCTATCGGCAGAACAACCATGCCCTCGAGCAGGAAATGCTGGTGTTCGTTCCCAAATCCGATCCGGTCAAGATCGTGCGCCTGAGACTGAACAATCTTGCGTCAGAGACCCGCAGGATCACCGCAACCTATTTTGCCGACCTGTTGCTGGGCGCGGTGGGCAGCAGTGCAAAACCGCATATTGCCTGCCAATACAGTCCTGGCTGCAAGGCGATATTGGCGAACAATGCCTGGAACCCGGAATTTGCATCGCGCGTCGCCTTTCTGACCGCCTCCCTGCCACCGCATTCAATGTCCGGCGACCGGTATGATTTTCTCGGCCATGAGGGGGACCATGCCAACCCTGCTGCCCTGCGGCACATGGATCTGGGAGGCCGCTTTACAGCTGGAGGCGATGTGTGCGCGGCCTACCAGGTGCATCTGGATATCGCGCCGGGCGAGACCGCCGAGGTTTGTTTTGTGCTTGGTCAAGGAGAAGACGGCACCGCAGCCGAGGCGCTGGCCGGGAAATGGACCTCTCCGGCAGTCGTCAACGGGGCGCTGGAAGAGATCGATGACCTGTGGGCCAAGCGGTTCGCTGTTGCCTTTGTCGAAACACCGGACCGGGCTTTCGACCTGATGATGAACCGCTGGTTGCCATACCAGAACATGTCGTCACGCTATCTGGCCCGCGCGGGCTTCTACCAGGCGGGCGGAGCGTTCGGATACCGGGACCAGTTGCAGGATACTCTGGCGTTGCTGCACAGCGATCCCGATCTGGTCCGCAGCCACTTGCTCAGGGCTGCCAGCCATCAGTTCGAGGAAGGAGACGCTCTTCACTGGTGGCACCCGCCCTCTGGCCGCGGCGTTCGCACGCATTGCTCCGACGACTATCTGTGGCTTCCCTTCGTAACCGCCCGCTATGTGGAGGCGACGGGTGACCGGTCTGTGCTTGACGAACCGGTGCCGTTTCTGACCGGTCCGGAACTGCGGGCGGACCAGCACGATCATTACGCCCTGTTTGATGTGGGCGACAGCGCGAGCCTTTATGAACACTGCAAACGGGCACTGGAGCGGATGATGCCGACCGGCCGGCACGGCCTGCCGCTGATCGGTACCGGTGACTGGAATGACGGCATGGATCGTGTCGGCTGGAAGAAGAAGGGTGAAAGTGTCTGGCTTGCCTGGTTCCAGATTGCGATTATCTCGCATTTTGTCCCGATCATGCGGCGCAGGGGGGATGCGGCCGCCGCCACCCGTCTACGAGACCATGCCAAGAAACTCAAAGAGGCCATAGGCAGCAGCGCCTGGGACGGAAAATGGTTCCTGCGTGCGTTCGATGATGATGGCGAGGTTTGGGGGTCGAGCAGTATTGATGAGTGCCGGATCGATTCCATAGCCCAGTCCTGGAGCGTTCTTTCCGGTGGACCGATCAGCAAGAAAAAGGTTGAGGCAATCGGGTCTGCGAAGAAACTGCTCATCGATCCGCAAAACCGCCTTGTCAAACTGCTGGACCCGCCTTTCGAAAACACCACGCGTGATCCGGGTTACATCAAGGCTTATCCGCCGGGTGTGAGGGAAAACGGCGGTCAATATACACATGCGGCGGCCTGGCTTGGCCTGGCCTGCGCCAAGCTTGGCGATGGCGATGCCGCCTGGCAGGTTTTTGATATCATCAATCCGATCCGCCGCGCGGACAAAAGGGAGGCGGCCGACCTGTATCGCCGCGAACCCTATGTGCTGCCGGGCGACGTCAGTGCCCTTGCTTCGCGGGAAGGCCAGGGCGGCTGGTCCTGGTATACGGGCGCTGCGGGATGGACCTGGCAACTGGGCATGGAAGGCATTCTTGGCGTTCGGATTGAAAGCAAGGCCTTCACGATCGATCCGAGCCTTCCGCGACAGTGGCGGAAGGCCAGGGTCGTGCTCAACAGGCCCGATGGTACGGTTATAGTGACGATCGATGATCCGCAGGGTGTAGGCCATGGCGTAAAGTGGATAAAGGCGGGCGGCAGGACCGTGAAGGGAAACAAGATCGGTTTTCCAGGCCCCGGCAGAACGCTCAAGGTGACTGTTCGGCTCGGATAG
- a CDS encoding BON domain-containing protein has translation MIDDATLKQNVLDELQWDVKVNHAHIGVVTSDGSVTLSGHVESYPEKTAAVDATKRVRGVKALADEISVHLPSERRIDDSDIAGRLAHVLEWNVSIPDSNVQASVHAGHVTLTGEVEWQRQRRHIEEQVLHVSGITGISNKITIKAGPTRSDVKQEIENALLRSSEKEADQIKVTVSGNTVTLEGYVRDFHQRDLIEDAAWAAPGVLYVVDNIRIE, from the coding sequence ATGATCGATGATGCAACCTTGAAGCAAAATGTTCTCGATGAACTGCAATGGGATGTCAAAGTAAATCACGCGCATATTGGCGTCGTGACGTCCGACGGATCCGTGACGCTGAGCGGACATGTGGAAAGCTATCCCGAAAAAACGGCCGCCGTTGATGCAACGAAGAGGGTTCGCGGCGTCAAGGCGCTGGCCGATGAGATCTCGGTGCACCTGCCGTCGGAAAGGCGGATTGACGACAGCGATATCGCGGGACGCCTGGCGCATGTTCTGGAGTGGAACGTGTCCATTCCGGACAGCAATGTGCAGGCCAGTGTTCATGCGGGTCATGTCACATTGACAGGTGAGGTCGAATGGCAACGCCAACGCCGGCACATTGAAGAGCAGGTCCTGCACGTCAGCGGCATAACGGGAATCTCGAACAAGATTACCATCAAGGCAGGGCCGACACGGTCGGACGTCAAGCAGGAAATCGAGAACGCCCTCTTGCGCAGTTCAGAAAAAGAGGCCGATCAGATCAAAGTCACGGTTTCGGGCAATACGGTGACCCTGGAAGGATATGTGCGCGATTTTCATCAGCGCGACCTTATCGAAGATGCAGCCTGGGCTGCGCCGGGGGTGCTTTATGTCGTCGACAATATCCGTATCGAATAG
- a CDS encoding universal stress protein, producing MKPKTLMTVQSTDMPAESIEPMLSLAHRMDAHLNIVVVGLVQTGPEIFYGGAPEYYINDRRSEMVRTTDKRVDALEQLARKAGVSVSVIANNLERSAISVVVGKHALFSDMVLIPHARVPGNPICTEAFNGILFTAGIPVLVLGEDEDVRYPFKRIVIAWNFEPEAVRAIHRSLQILEDAEDVRVVLVDPDHRIYGASPGDDIATFLTRHGLPVTVDVISSAEKDVADALLKHAADKDADLVVMGAYGHSRFQQWLLGGTTRDILQNASCPVFMVH from the coding sequence ATGAAACCCAAGACCCTCATGACCGTGCAATCGACAGATATGCCGGCCGAGTCCATTGAACCCATGCTTTCACTGGCACACCGCATGGATGCCCATTTGAACATCGTTGTGGTCGGTCTGGTTCAGACAGGACCGGAGATATTTTACGGTGGCGCTCCCGAATACTATATCAACGACCGCAGATCCGAGATGGTTCGCACAACCGACAAGCGGGTCGACGCACTGGAGCAGCTGGCACGCAAGGCTGGTGTATCTGTTTCGGTCATCGCGAACAATCTGGAGCGATCGGCCATTTCCGTCGTTGTTGGAAAGCACGCTCTCTTTTCAGACATGGTGCTCATTCCGCATGCGCGTGTTCCGGGCAACCCGATTTGCACGGAGGCCTTCAACGGCATCCTGTTTACCGCAGGTATTCCCGTCCTGGTGTTGGGAGAGGACGAGGACGTTCGATATCCCTTCAAACGTATTGTCATCGCCTGGAACTTCGAGCCCGAAGCGGTTCGGGCCATCCACCGAAGCCTGCAGATTCTTGAGGATGCGGAGGATGTCAGGGTTGTCCTGGTGGATCCGGACCACCGCATATATGGAGCAAGTCCGGGAGATGACATCGCAACGTTCCTGACCCGGCATGGTCTCCCGGTCACGGTTGATGTGATCTCAAGCGCCGAGAAGGATGTTGCAGACGCTTTGCTGAAACATGCGGCCGACAAGGACGCGGACCTTGTTGTCATGGGTGCATACGGGCATTCGCGGTTCCAGCAATGGCTGCTTGGCGGCACGACCCGGGACATCCTGCAGAATGCCTCTTGTCCGGTGTTCATGGTCCACTGA